AACGAAAGCAGCTCCGGCAATCTTCGATAATGCACACGCAATCACCTTTTCGTCATGGCTCAAGGAAGCTGTTTCTAGAATCACTTTCACCGGCTTAGGCTCGGCTGCAGAAACAACTGCCGCGATATCTTCAAGGACCAACGCGTAATCTTTACTCTTCATGGCACCAATGTTGATAACCATGTCAATTTCACCGGCCCCGTTGCGAACTGCTTCGCGGGTTTCAAATGCCTTTGCACCTGGGGTCATTGCACCCAGTGGAAAGCCAACCACGGCGATGGCCATCGTTGAGCAACCTTCGAGCATGGCCGCTGCAAAGCGTACGTTTGTCGCATTCACACAAACAGTGGCAAAGCCATATTTACGAGCTTCCGTGCAAAGTTTCTCGAGTTCTTCACGGCTTGCATCGGGCTTTAAGAGGGTGTGATCGATTAAGCCGGCAAGTTCAGCTGCAGGCTGCTGCTCTTCCTTGCGACTGCCAGATTGATAGTTT
The Deltaproteobacteria bacterium DNA segment above includes these coding regions:
- the deoC gene encoding deoxyribose-phosphate aldolase; amino-acid sequence: MDSDQNIDNLVDEITRRVNARLTSEAPSAESSKPASRTRREQEPRKRAPRGRNYQSGSRKEEQQPAAELAGLIDHTLLKPDASREELEKLCTEARKYGFATVCVNATNVRFAAAMLEGCSTMAIAVVGFPLGAMTPGAKAFETREAVRNGAGEIDMVINIGAMKSKDYALVLEDIAAVVSAAEPKPVKVILETASLSHDEKVIACALSKIAGAAFVKTSTGFGSGGATAEDIELMRNVVGPEMGVKASGGVRTREDVESMVQAGATRVGASASVAIVTGEKTKKTYARKYSKGGY